The Parus major isolate Abel chromosome 5, Parus_major1.1, whole genome shotgun sequence genome contains a region encoding:
- the LARGE2 gene encoding LARGE xylosyl- and glucuronyltransferase 2 isoform X1 yields the protein MSCQHIMLRSWRMKLKLLLATVTLAILLSWLYLFVGSLEYGRFLLLPPCLGEQPSRDVEREALASRVRRVEEENQQLRLQLGQAQAEGSDGSPQWGASAEDRDLPGGERSNHTACPKQRTVHKCELLHVAIVCAGHNASRDVVTLVKSILFHRKNPLHFHFITDSVAHQILQTLFQSWMVPSVHVSFYNADDLKPEVSWIPNKHYSGIYGLMKLTLTKALPSNLSKVIVLDTDITFATDIAELWAVFGKFSEKQVIGLVENQSDWYLGNLWKNHKPWPALGRGFNTGVILLLLDRLRRLGWEQMWRLTAERELMSMLSTSLADQDIFNAVIKQDPSLVYRLPCFWNVQLSDHTRSEQCYTELSDLKVIHWNSPKKLRVKNKHVEFFRNLYLTFLEYDGNLLRRELFGCASLPSPPRDQLQRALEELDEDDPCYDFRQQHLMQHRIHLFFLQYEFLAFPSPTDVTLVAQLSMDRLQMLEAICKHWAGPISLALYMSDAEAQQFLRYAQASEVLSARRNVAYHIVYKEGQFYPINLLRNVALANTQTPYVFLTDIDFLPMYGLYDYLRSSIQQLELPQRKAALIVPAFETLHYRLTFPKSKAELLSMLDMGSLYTFRYHVWPKGHAPTDYAKWRTATVPYRVAWQPDFEPYVVVRRDCPRYDQRFVGFGWNKVSHIMELDAQEYELLVLPNAFMIHMPHAPSFDISKFRLSAGYRGCLQTLREEFHQDLSRRYGAAALKYLTAERSL from the exons ATGTCCTGCCAGCACATCATGTTGCGCTCCTGGCGCATGAAGCTGAAGTTGCTACTTGCCACAGTGACCTTGGCCATTCTCCTCTCCTGGCTCTACCTCTTTGTGGGCAGCCTCGAAT ATGGCCGCTTCCTCCTGCTGCCGCCCTGTCTGGGCGAGCAGCCGAGCCGGGATGTGGAGCGGGAGGCGCTGGCCTCACGGGTGCGCAGGGTGGAGGAGGAGAACCAGCAGCTCCGGCTGCAGCTCGGCCAGGCTCAGGCGGAGGGCAGCGATGGCAGCCCGCAGTGGGGGGCTTCTGCAGAGGACAGAGACCTCCCTGGGGGCGAGAGGAGCAACCACACGGCCTGCCCCAAGCAGCGGACAGTGCACAAGTGTGAG CTCCTTCATGTGGCGATTGTGTGTGCTGGGCACAATGCGAGCCGGGACGTGGTCACCCTGGTGAAATCCATCCTCTTCCACAG GAAAAACCCCCTTCACTTTCACTTCATCACGGATTCGGTGGCCCACCAGATCCTCCAGACACTCTTCCAGTCCTGGATGGTGCCTTCCGTCCATGTCAGCTTCTACAACGCCGATGACTTGAAG CCAGAGGTGTCGTGGATCCCCAACAAGCACTACTCTGGCATCTATGGGCTGATGAAGCTGACACTTACCAAGGCACTACCCTCCAACCTCTCCAAGGTCATTGTCTTGGACACAGACATCACGTTTGCCACTGACattgctgagctctgggctgtCTTTGGAAAGTTTTCTG AAAAGCAGGTGATTGGGCTGGTGGAGAACCAAAGTGACTGGTACTTAGGCAACCTGTGGAAAAACCACAAACCATGGCCAGCCCTGGGACGTGGCTTCAACACGG GGGTGATCCTGCTCCTACTGGACCGCCTGCGGcgcctgggctgggagcagatgtGGCGGCTGACAGCGGAGCGGGAGCTCATGAGCATGCTCTCCACCTCGCTGGCTGATCAG GATATCTTCAATGCAGTGATCAAGCAGGACCCATCCCTGGTGTACCGGCTTCCCTGCTTCTGGAATGTGCAGCTCTCTGATCACACCCGCTCAGAGCAGTGCTACACTGAGCTCTCAGATCTCAAG GTGATCCACTGGAACTCGCCCAAGAAGCTGCGGGTGAAGAACAAGCATGTGGAGTTCTTCCGTAACCTCTACCTGACCTTCTTGGAGTATGATGGGAACCTGCTGCGCAGGGAGCTTTTTGGCTGTGCCAGTCTTCCCAGCCCACCAAGGGACCAG TTGCAGCGGGCGCTGGAGGAGTTGGATGAGGATGATCCCTGCTATGACTTCCGCCAGCAGCACCTCATGCAGCACCGCATCCACCTGTTCTTCCTGCAGTATGAGTTCCtggcctttcccagccccactgaTGTCACCCTCGTGGCCCAGCTCTCCATGGACAG gttACAGATGCTGGAGGCCATCTGCAAGCACTGGGCAGGCCCCATCAGCCTGGCGCTGTACATGTCGGACGCCGAGGCGCAGCAGTTCCTGCGCTACGCCCAGGCCTCAGAGGTGCTGAGCGCCCGCCGCAACGTCGCCTACCACATTGTCTACAAGGAGGGGCAGTTCTACCCCATCAACCTCCTGCGCAACGTGGCCTTGGCCAACACGCAGACGCCGTACGTCTTCCTGACGGACATCGACTTCCTGCCTATGTATGGCCTCTACGATTACCTCAG GAGCTCCATccaacagctggagctgccccagagGAAGGCAGCTCTCATTGTGCCGGCATTTGAGACCCTGCACTACCGTCTGACCTTTCCCAAatccaaagcagagctgctctccatgcTGGACATGGGCTCCCTCTACACCTTCAG GTACCACGTGTGGCCAAAAGGCCATGCCCCAACAGACTACGCCAAGTGGCGGACGGCCACCGTGCCCTACCGCGTGGCGTGGCAGCCAGACTTCGAGCCTTACGTTGTAGTGAGGCGAGACTGCCCCAGGTATGACCAGAGGTTCGTGGGCTTCGGCTGGAACAAAGTCTCCCACATCATGGAGTTGGATGCGCAG GAGTATGAGCTGCTGGTCCTGCCCAATGCCTTCATGATCCACATGCCCCATGCCCCCAGCTTCGACATCTCCAAGTTTCGCCTGAGTGCGGGGTACCGGGGCTGCCTCCAGACACTGCGGGAGGAGTTCCACCAGGACCTGTCACGGCGATACGGGGCTGCTGCACTCAAATACCTCACTGCCGAGAGAAGCCTGTGA
- the LARGE2 gene encoding LARGE xylosyl- and glucuronyltransferase 2 isoform X2: MSCQHIMLRSWRMKLKLLLATVTLAILLSWLYLFVGSLEYGRFLLLPPCLGEQPSRDVEREALASRVRRVEEENQQLRLQLGQAQAEGSDGSPQWGASAEDRDLPGGERSNHTACPKQRTVHKCELLHVAIVCAGHNASRDVVTLVKSILFHRKNPLHFHFITDSVAHQILQTLFQSWMVPSVHVSFYNADDLKPEVSWIPNKHYSGIYGLMKLTLTKALPSNLSKVIVLDTDITFATDIAELWAVFGKFSEKQVIGLVENQSDWYLGNLWKNHKPWPALGRGFNTGVILLLLDRLRRLGWEQMWRLTAERELMSMLSTSLADQDIFNAVIKQDPSLVYRLPCFWNVQLSDHTRSEQCYTELSDLKVIHWNSPKKLRVKNKHVEFFRNLYLTFLEYDGNLLRRELFGCASLPSPPRDQRALEELDEDDPCYDFRQQHLMQHRIHLFFLQYEFLAFPSPTDVTLVAQLSMDRLQMLEAICKHWAGPISLALYMSDAEAQQFLRYAQASEVLSARRNVAYHIVYKEGQFYPINLLRNVALANTQTPYVFLTDIDFLPMYGLYDYLRSSIQQLELPQRKAALIVPAFETLHYRLTFPKSKAELLSMLDMGSLYTFRYHVWPKGHAPTDYAKWRTATVPYRVAWQPDFEPYVVVRRDCPRYDQRFVGFGWNKVSHIMELDAQEYELLVLPNAFMIHMPHAPSFDISKFRLSAGYRGCLQTLREEFHQDLSRRYGAAALKYLTAERSL, encoded by the exons ATGTCCTGCCAGCACATCATGTTGCGCTCCTGGCGCATGAAGCTGAAGTTGCTACTTGCCACAGTGACCTTGGCCATTCTCCTCTCCTGGCTCTACCTCTTTGTGGGCAGCCTCGAAT ATGGCCGCTTCCTCCTGCTGCCGCCCTGTCTGGGCGAGCAGCCGAGCCGGGATGTGGAGCGGGAGGCGCTGGCCTCACGGGTGCGCAGGGTGGAGGAGGAGAACCAGCAGCTCCGGCTGCAGCTCGGCCAGGCTCAGGCGGAGGGCAGCGATGGCAGCCCGCAGTGGGGGGCTTCTGCAGAGGACAGAGACCTCCCTGGGGGCGAGAGGAGCAACCACACGGCCTGCCCCAAGCAGCGGACAGTGCACAAGTGTGAG CTCCTTCATGTGGCGATTGTGTGTGCTGGGCACAATGCGAGCCGGGACGTGGTCACCCTGGTGAAATCCATCCTCTTCCACAG GAAAAACCCCCTTCACTTTCACTTCATCACGGATTCGGTGGCCCACCAGATCCTCCAGACACTCTTCCAGTCCTGGATGGTGCCTTCCGTCCATGTCAGCTTCTACAACGCCGATGACTTGAAG CCAGAGGTGTCGTGGATCCCCAACAAGCACTACTCTGGCATCTATGGGCTGATGAAGCTGACACTTACCAAGGCACTACCCTCCAACCTCTCCAAGGTCATTGTCTTGGACACAGACATCACGTTTGCCACTGACattgctgagctctgggctgtCTTTGGAAAGTTTTCTG AAAAGCAGGTGATTGGGCTGGTGGAGAACCAAAGTGACTGGTACTTAGGCAACCTGTGGAAAAACCACAAACCATGGCCAGCCCTGGGACGTGGCTTCAACACGG GGGTGATCCTGCTCCTACTGGACCGCCTGCGGcgcctgggctgggagcagatgtGGCGGCTGACAGCGGAGCGGGAGCTCATGAGCATGCTCTCCACCTCGCTGGCTGATCAG GATATCTTCAATGCAGTGATCAAGCAGGACCCATCCCTGGTGTACCGGCTTCCCTGCTTCTGGAATGTGCAGCTCTCTGATCACACCCGCTCAGAGCAGTGCTACACTGAGCTCTCAGATCTCAAG GTGATCCACTGGAACTCGCCCAAGAAGCTGCGGGTGAAGAACAAGCATGTGGAGTTCTTCCGTAACCTCTACCTGACCTTCTTGGAGTATGATGGGAACCTGCTGCGCAGGGAGCTTTTTGGCTGTGCCAGTCTTCCCAGCCCACCAAGGGACCAG CGGGCGCTGGAGGAGTTGGATGAGGATGATCCCTGCTATGACTTCCGCCAGCAGCACCTCATGCAGCACCGCATCCACCTGTTCTTCCTGCAGTATGAGTTCCtggcctttcccagccccactgaTGTCACCCTCGTGGCCCAGCTCTCCATGGACAG gttACAGATGCTGGAGGCCATCTGCAAGCACTGGGCAGGCCCCATCAGCCTGGCGCTGTACATGTCGGACGCCGAGGCGCAGCAGTTCCTGCGCTACGCCCAGGCCTCAGAGGTGCTGAGCGCCCGCCGCAACGTCGCCTACCACATTGTCTACAAGGAGGGGCAGTTCTACCCCATCAACCTCCTGCGCAACGTGGCCTTGGCCAACACGCAGACGCCGTACGTCTTCCTGACGGACATCGACTTCCTGCCTATGTATGGCCTCTACGATTACCTCAG GAGCTCCATccaacagctggagctgccccagagGAAGGCAGCTCTCATTGTGCCGGCATTTGAGACCCTGCACTACCGTCTGACCTTTCCCAAatccaaagcagagctgctctccatgcTGGACATGGGCTCCCTCTACACCTTCAG GTACCACGTGTGGCCAAAAGGCCATGCCCCAACAGACTACGCCAAGTGGCGGACGGCCACCGTGCCCTACCGCGTGGCGTGGCAGCCAGACTTCGAGCCTTACGTTGTAGTGAGGCGAGACTGCCCCAGGTATGACCAGAGGTTCGTGGGCTTCGGCTGGAACAAAGTCTCCCACATCATGGAGTTGGATGCGCAG GAGTATGAGCTGCTGGTCCTGCCCAATGCCTTCATGATCCACATGCCCCATGCCCCCAGCTTCGACATCTCCAAGTTTCGCCTGAGTGCGGGGTACCGGGGCTGCCTCCAGACACTGCGGGAGGAGTTCCACCAGGACCTGTCACGGCGATACGGGGCTGCTGCACTCAAATACCTCACTGCCGAGAGAAGCCTGTGA